A stretch of Myroides oncorhynchi DNA encodes these proteins:
- the gldF gene encoding gliding motility-associated ABC transporter permease subunit GldF: MKAISLREIKAFFSSLTGYLVIVLFLVINGILLWFLDGEYNVLQSGFADLSPFFYLAPWVLIFLIPAVSMKSFSEEIKNGTIELLLTKPLSVWQIVLGKFIGVFALIFIAIIPTIVYVFILKDLVLEGQHIDYSSIIGSFIGLLFLVACYVSMGIFSSSLTENQIVAFITGVALCLFFSLGIDALAGLFGEWFEKIGILYHFRSISKGVIDTRDLIYFASMTILCLGLTVFKIKTLRK, from the coding sequence ATGAAGGCAATCAGTCTTAGAGAAATTAAAGCTTTTTTTAGTTCATTAACAGGCTATCTAGTTATAGTCTTGTTTTTAGTGATAAATGGTATTTTGTTGTGGTTTTTAGATGGAGAGTATAATGTGTTGCAAAGTGGCTTCGCAGATCTGTCTCCTTTTTTCTATTTGGCACCGTGGGTGTTGATATTCCTAATCCCAGCAGTAAGTATGAAGAGCTTCTCTGAGGAGATTAAGAATGGTACGATAGAGCTATTACTAACTAAACCGTTATCTGTATGGCAAATCGTTTTAGGGAAGTTCATCGGTGTATTTGCTTTAATCTTTATTGCTATTATTCCTACTATAGTATATGTGTTTATCCTTAAAGATTTAGTCTTAGAGGGGCAACATATAGATTACAGTAGTATCATTGGTTCGTTTATAGGGCTACTATTTTTAGTGGCGTGTTATGTATCTATGGGGATATTCTCTTCTTCATTGACAGAAAATCAGATTGTAGCTTTTATCACAGGAGTGGCGCTGTGTCTATTCTTTTCTTTAGGGATAGATGCGTTAGCTGGACTATTCGGAGAGTGGTTTGAGAAGATAGGTATTCTATACCACTTCAGAAGTATCTCTAAAGGAGTTATCGATACGAGAGATTTGATCTATTTTGCTTCAATGACTATCTTGTGTCTTGGACTTACAGTATTCAAAATTAAAACACTGCGCAAATAA
- the dnaN gene encoding DNA polymerase III subunit beta — protein sequence MKFIVSSSYLLKQLQVLGSVINSSNTLHILDNFLFELDNNVLKVSASDLETTMSATLEIESTSQGSIAVPAKLLLETLKTFPEQPLTFSVKENNTIEISSDVGKYVLAYAQGDEFPKAESLEDPSKTEVPAGVLATAISKTIFAAGNDDLRPVMSGVFFQFSPSGLIFVATDAHKLVKYSRTDIVSSNEASFIMPKKPLTILKGILMALGADVSIEFNESNAQFSFENYTLTCRLIDGKYPNYEAVIPKENPNKLLINRTQFLSSVRRVSIYANKTTHQIRLKVAGTELNISAEDIDYSNKADERLTCDYQGDDMQIGFNSRFLLEMLNNLQSDDILLEMSLPNRAGILTPVDGLEDGETVTMLVMPVMLNS from the coding sequence ATGAAGTTTATAGTATCGAGTTCTTACTTGTTAAAGCAATTACAAGTTCTAGGTAGTGTAATAAACAGTAGTAATACCCTACATATCTTAGATAACTTCTTATTTGAGTTAGATAATAATGTATTAAAGGTATCTGCATCTGATTTAGAAACCACAATGTCTGCTACTTTAGAAATTGAATCTACAAGTCAAGGAAGTATAGCTGTTCCTGCAAAGTTATTGTTGGAGACATTAAAAACATTCCCTGAGCAGCCATTGACTTTTTCAGTTAAGGAAAACAATACGATTGAAATTAGTTCAGACGTAGGTAAATACGTCTTAGCATATGCACAAGGAGATGAGTTCCCTAAAGCTGAGTCATTAGAAGATCCATCTAAAACGGAAGTTCCTGCAGGAGTATTAGCAACTGCTATCAGCAAAACAATCTTTGCTGCTGGAAATGATGATTTACGCCCAGTTATGTCTGGAGTATTCTTTCAGTTCTCTCCATCAGGATTAATCTTCGTAGCTACTGATGCACATAAGTTAGTAAAGTATTCTCGTACAGATATTGTTTCTTCTAACGAAGCAAGCTTTATTATGCCTAAGAAGCCACTTACTATCCTTAAAGGTATCTTAATGGCTTTAGGAGCAGATGTTAGTATCGAGTTTAACGAATCTAATGCACAATTCTCTTTTGAGAATTATACATTAACTTGTCGTTTGATTGATGGTAAGTATCCTAATTACGAGGCTGTTATTCCTAAGGAAAACCCTAATAAACTTTTAATCAATAGAACACAATTCTTAAGTTCTGTTAGACGTGTGTCTATTTATGCAAATAAAACGACTCACCAAATCAGATTAAAAGTTGCAGGTACTGAGCTTAATATCTCTGCTGAGGATATTGATTATTCTAACAAAGCAGATGAGCGTCTAACGTGTGATTACCAAGGAGATGATATGCAAATTGGTTTTAACTCTAGATTCTTATTAGAGATGTTAAACAACTTACAGTCTGATGACATTCTTTTAGAAATGTCTTTACCTAACAGAGCAGGTATCTTAACTCCAGTAGATGGATTAGAAGATGGTGAAACTGTAACAATGTTGGTAATGCCTGTAATGCTTAATAGTTAA
- a CDS encoding SAM hydrolase/SAM-dependent halogenase family protein — MQRIITLTTDFGYRDHYVGALKGKIYSNISGCNIVDISHEISKYNTEDAGFVIGAAYNQFPQGTIHIIAVDASVTDYTKAICVEYDGHYFITADNGIVSIILGEESFDKAVHIKHDGMMKSNDIFVYCAYQLLEGRRLEEIGNSLESIYNPSRLAMSVSLLPNKITGKVIYEDSYGNLVTNIHRSDYDVVSNGNTKYAIRFKDYRISRISNHFADFKTNDIATLKERAGELVAVFNDVDLLTIGLFYSRPDSPGGTPRQLMNLNLNDTIMIEFDPEAQY; from the coding sequence ATGCAAAGAATAATTACACTAACAACAGATTTTGGATATAGAGACCATTATGTAGGGGCTTTAAAGGGGAAGATATATTCCAATATCAGTGGCTGTAATATAGTTGATATCTCACACGAAATAAGTAAATATAATACTGAGGATGCTGGATTCGTTATCGGAGCAGCTTATAACCAGTTTCCTCAAGGTACAATACATATCATAGCAGTCGATGCTTCTGTAACGGATTATACAAAAGCAATCTGCGTAGAATATGATGGTCATTATTTTATCACCGCTGATAACGGGATAGTAAGCATCATCTTAGGAGAAGAAAGTTTCGATAAGGCAGTTCACATCAAGCACGATGGAATGATGAAGTCAAATGACATATTCGTGTATTGTGCATATCAATTATTAGAAGGTCGCAGATTAGAAGAGATAGGGAATTCACTAGAGTCTATCTATAACCCAAGCCGCTTAGCGATGAGCGTTTCTCTATTGCCAAATAAAATTACAGGAAAAGTTATATACGAAGATTCTTATGGAAATCTAGTGACTAATATACACAGAAGCGACTATGATGTAGTTTCAAATGGAAATACTAAATACGCTATTCGATTTAAGGATTACCGCATCTCGCGTATTAGTAATCACTTCGCTGATTTTAAAACAAATGATATCGCTACTTTGAAGGAGCGTGCAGGAGAACTAGTGGCTGTCTTTAATGATGTTGATTTGTTGACGATTGGCTTGTTTTACTCTAGACCAGATTCTCCTGGAGGTACGCCTCGTCAGTTGATGAATCTGAATTTAAATGATACAATCATGATCGAATTTGATCCTGAAGCACAATATTAA
- a CDS encoding EamA family transporter has protein sequence MWKYYALLSAIFAAMTAILSKVGVKGINGNLATAIRTSVVLMLAWGIVLANNDLKTIKELSKYNLIFLIASGVATGLSWIFYFKALETGPVSKVAPIDKLSIVFVLIISFVFLKEPMDMKTILGGCLIVGGTLVLIL, from the coding sequence ATGTGGAAATACTATGCTTTACTATCTGCCATATTCGCTGCGATGACAGCGATATTATCTAAGGTCGGTGTCAAGGGAATCAACGGTAACCTTGCTACAGCCATCAGGACAAGTGTTGTCTTAATGCTAGCTTGGGGTATAGTATTAGCCAATAATGATCTTAAAACAATCAAAGAATTAAGCAAGTACAATCTGATCTTTCTAATCGCGTCAGGTGTAGCAACAGGCTTATCGTGGATATTCTACTTTAAAGCACTAGAGACAGGCCCTGTATCTAAAGTTGCCCCAATAGACAAATTAAGTATCGTATTTGTGCTGATTATTTCTTTTGTATTTCTAAAAGAGCCTATGGATATGAAGACTATACTAGGCGGATGCTTAATCGTAGGAGGAACATTAGTACTTATTCTATAG
- a CDS encoding putative quinol monooxygenase has product MFIRIVKLTLLEDKVDDFLAHFDTIKDKVRHYPGCQFLEVYRDKQHTNVFFTYSYWEDESNLDDYKKSELFGELWPYTKTLFKEKAEAWSVDKVVTLK; this is encoded by the coding sequence ATGTTTATAAGAATTGTAAAGCTAACCTTGCTTGAAGATAAGGTGGATGATTTTTTAGCACACTTTGATACTATCAAAGATAAAGTACGTCATTATCCAGGATGTCAATTCTTAGAGGTATATCGTGATAAACAGCATACTAATGTGTTTTTTACGTATAGTTACTGGGAAGATGAGAGTAATCTTGATGACTATAAGAAATCAGAACTTTTCGGTGAGTTATGGCCTTATACCAAAACTTTGTTCAAAGAGAAGGCAGAAGCTTGGAGTGTGGATAAAGTGGTGACACTTAAATAG
- a CDS encoding metallophosphoesterase yields the protein MKAIDRNFVNFDIIGDIHGHSNDLKNLLSALGYTNKKGFYQHPERKVLFIGDYIDRGINIIEVLDIVKKMVDNGEAIALMGNHEYNAICYNTVNSNGDYLREHNPKNFNQHAVTMAAFMQVPNMYKMYIEWFKMLPLFYENNHFRAVHACWDNEQITYLKNRLDENNCLSNSLFEEANTEGTQLNIAIETVLKGKEAKLPNGVTFIDKDRILRTEFRTKWWEDPATMTYNSISVHPIHELPEIPFEFECSNFYTEIEKPVFFGHYWMEQKANTRPHILKENVCCVDFSVAKGDGILVSYRYSGEDKLNSKQLVFVK from the coding sequence ATGAAAGCAATTGACCGTAATTTCGTGAATTTTGATATAATAGGAGATATTCATGGACATAGTAATGATTTAAAAAATTTACTATCTGCTTTAGGATATACAAATAAGAAAGGATTTTACCAACACCCTGAACGTAAAGTATTATTTATCGGTGATTATATCGACAGGGGTATTAATATAATAGAAGTACTCGATATCGTAAAAAAAATGGTAGATAATGGAGAAGCTATTGCCTTAATGGGAAACCATGAGTACAATGCCATTTGCTACAATACAGTAAATTCAAATGGAGATTACTTAAGAGAACACAATCCTAAGAACTTCAATCAACATGCCGTAACAATGGCTGCCTTTATGCAAGTACCAAATATGTATAAAATGTACATTGAATGGTTCAAAATGCTTCCTCTATTCTACGAAAATAATCATTTTAGAGCAGTACACGCATGCTGGGATAATGAACAAATAACATATTTAAAAAATAGATTAGACGAGAATAACTGTTTATCGAATTCCCTTTTTGAAGAAGCAAATACTGAAGGAACTCAATTAAATATAGCTATAGAAACAGTATTAAAAGGAAAAGAAGCAAAATTACCAAATGGGGTTACATTTATTGACAAAGACCGTATATTACGTACTGAATTTAGAACCAAATGGTGGGAAGATCCTGCTACAATGACTTATAACTCTATAAGTGTACATCCTATACATGAGCTTCCAGAAATCCCTTTTGAATTTGAATGTAGTAATTTTTATACAGAAATTGAAAAACCTGTGTTTTTTGGTCATTACTGGATGGAACAAAAAGCAAATACTAGACCACATATCTTAAAAGAAAATGTATGTTGTGTTGACTTTAGTGTAGCTAAAGGAGACGGTATACTAGTTAGTTATAGATATAGTGGAGAGGATAAATTAAACTCAAAACAATTAGTCTTTGTAAAATAA
- a CDS encoding sensor histidine kinase gives METFLVIIVITLLVVIGWLIYSMRAISIRRNELETERQLFDSKIRYLQLENLESRLDPHLFKNILNSIQSHAYQTYYALDKMAGVLDYILYDSQRKMVSLKEEHEFALRLIDINKIKLNPLFRLDIRSSIGETEPYYTEDLIAPLVCVELIENAFKHADLASSDAFISILFKLKNNQFDLLVSNKKSRMKTLTKDKGGYGLTALNKRLELIYGHAYKLEKSEDDHIYSMHLKINLHDFKTKMRTT, from the coding sequence ATGGAAACCTTCTTAGTTATTATAGTAATCACCTTATTAGTTGTGATAGGTTGGTTGATTTATTCGATGCGTGCCATAAGCATTCGTCGAAATGAGTTAGAAACCGAGAGACAATTGTTTGATTCTAAAATTCGTTATCTACAGTTAGAGAATTTAGAGTCTAGATTAGATCCGCACTTGTTTAAGAATATATTAAACTCTATACAGTCTCATGCTTATCAGACGTACTATGCCTTAGATAAGATGGCAGGAGTACTAGATTACATTCTTTATGACAGCCAGAGAAAGATGGTGTCTTTAAAAGAAGAACACGAGTTCGCTTTGCGATTAATAGATATCAATAAGATAAAGCTTAACCCTCTTTTTAGATTAGATATTCGCTCTAGTATAGGAGAGACTGAGCCTTACTATACAGAAGATCTTATCGCTCCACTTGTCTGTGTCGAGTTGATTGAGAATGCCTTTAAGCATGCAGATTTAGCGAGCTCAGATGCGTTTATTTCTATTTTGTTTAAACTAAAGAATAACCAGTTTGATTTGCTTGTATCTAATAAGAAATCTAGAATGAAGACACTGACTAAAGATAAGGGGGGATATGGTTTGACAGCTTTAAATAAGCGATTAGAATTAATCTATGGACACGCTTATAAATTAGAAAAAAGCGAAGACGATCATATTTATTCAATGCACCTAAAAATTAACTTACATGATTTCAAAACTAAAATGCGTACTACTTGA
- a CDS encoding LytR/AlgR family response regulator transcription factor, with protein sequence MISKLKCVLLDDEMLGLKYLKMLCEQIEEVEIVKIYDNPTVFLEELPLLEFDIAILDINMPGMDGLSVAQLLVNKGVIFVTAYKEYALEAFEIEAIDYIAKPIKKERLHKAILKAMRQFKPVDDVSFITINSNKGKALLHFSDILYIKTNEIDSRDKDVYLENNQVVIAKNMSLDKFVSVLPNSKFCRINKGELIALRIVRFFSHDEITTILKTVEGKPLELTLGMTYKTDFLEKI encoded by the coding sequence ATGATTTCAAAACTAAAATGCGTACTACTTGATGATGAAATGCTTGGACTGAAGTATTTGAAGATGCTTTGTGAGCAAATAGAAGAAGTTGAAATCGTAAAGATTTATGACAATCCTACTGTTTTTCTTGAAGAGCTTCCATTATTAGAGTTTGACATAGCTATATTAGATATTAATATGCCAGGGATGGATGGGTTAAGTGTAGCTCAGTTATTAGTCAATAAAGGTGTGATATTCGTAACGGCCTATAAAGAGTATGCATTAGAAGCTTTTGAGATAGAGGCGATCGATTATATCGCTAAGCCAATTAAGAAAGAGCGCCTTCACAAGGCTATTTTGAAAGCGATGCGACAGTTTAAGCCTGTGGATGATGTTAGTTTTATTACGATTAATTCAAATAAAGGAAAGGCATTGTTACACTTTTCAGATATTCTGTATATCAAGACCAATGAGATCGATAGTAGAGATAAAGATGTGTATCTAGAGAATAACCAAGTAGTGATAGCTAAGAATATGTCTTTAGATAAGTTCGTTTCTGTGTTACCTAATAGCAAATTCTGTCGTATTAATAAAGGGGAGCTAATAGCGCTGCGTATAGTGCGTTTTTTTAGTCATGATGAGATCACGACTATACTGAAGACCGTAGAAGGGAAACCACTAGAATTAACGCTTGGGATGACTTATAAGACTGATTTTCTAGAGAAAATATAA
- a CDS encoding cation:proton antiporter, with product MSKFKNSFLYFIIIGGCSALMYWVVSKGVRLESDVVKIVSDKSVFENFLGTIQDNLNLPLALLLAQIVTIVLVARVFGWICKKIGQPSVIGEIIAGIALGPSLVGTYFPEFSAALFPPQSLGNLGFLSQIGLILFMFVIGMELDLKVLKNKAHDAVLISHASIIIPFALGMTLAYYIFTSFAPHGVEFLSFGLFLGISMSITAFPVLARIVQERGLQKTRLGTIVITCAAADDITAWCLLAAVIAIVQAGSFTSSLYIMALAIIYVIVMLKLVKPFLARIAKYQSSSNLLSKGTVAIFLLTLIISAYCTEVIGIHALFGAFMMGAVMPDNMKIRNIFIEKVEDIAVILFLPLFFVYTGLRTEIGLLNEPYLWKITGIIILVATVGKFVGSALTAKIVGMTWKDSLTIGALMNTRGLMELIVLNIGFDLGVLTGEVFAMMVIMALATTFMTGPVLDLIAKIFGPLVEDESTTATSNIGKYQVSLFFEDKASLKPLMKLASSFVGKNNADTGITAMHLVESNEVNAFTSTEYEGEIFEAVQEEATTLDQEVQTYYKVSNDVESDVVNVVNEQISDLLLIEMGYSIYRGSLLGNILGFTTRIINPDVLLNKVIGKEKFFENSWFNARTQQILNRSKVPVGIFINKDFDKVEHIFLPVFTKQDLKLLSYAQKWIRNSEAQITVLDATGQLESYPEFKEQVRLIEQFKPNHIRIVSAKEVDKEFIEEFDLMLISLDSWKNLVEERTPWLNNAPSMLLMQL from the coding sequence ATGTCAAAGTTTAAAAATTCTTTCCTTTATTTCATTATCATAGGAGGGTGTTCTGCCTTAATGTATTGGGTAGTTTCTAAAGGAGTACGCTTAGAATCAGATGTAGTTAAAATAGTATCGGATAAATCAGTATTCGAAAACTTTTTAGGTACAATACAAGATAACTTAAATTTACCGCTAGCGTTATTACTAGCACAGATCGTGACTATCGTACTTGTAGCACGAGTATTCGGATGGATATGTAAGAAGATAGGACAGCCTTCTGTAATTGGTGAGATCATAGCCGGTATCGCGCTAGGACCATCATTAGTGGGAACCTATTTTCCAGAGTTTTCAGCCGCATTATTTCCTCCTCAGTCCTTAGGCAACTTAGGCTTTTTAAGTCAGATAGGATTAATCCTATTTATGTTCGTCATCGGGATGGAGCTAGATTTAAAGGTGCTGAAAAATAAAGCGCATGATGCCGTACTTATTAGCCATGCGAGTATTATTATACCTTTCGCTTTAGGGATGACCTTAGCGTATTATATTTTTACTTCATTTGCGCCGCATGGTGTTGAGTTCCTGTCTTTCGGATTGTTCTTAGGTATTTCGATGAGTATTACCGCCTTTCCAGTTCTCGCCCGCATCGTGCAAGAGCGAGGATTACAGAAGACCCGACTCGGAACTATCGTTATTACATGTGCAGCAGCTGATGATATTACAGCTTGGTGTTTATTAGCAGCGGTTATAGCTATCGTTCAGGCAGGAAGTTTTACGAGTTCTTTATATATAATGGCTTTAGCGATTATCTATGTAATCGTTATGCTAAAATTAGTGAAGCCTTTCTTAGCGCGTATCGCTAAATATCAGTCTTCTAGTAATTTATTGTCTAAAGGGACAGTGGCGATATTCTTATTGACACTTATTATATCAGCATATTGTACTGAAGTTATCGGAATTCACGCTTTATTTGGAGCGTTTATGATGGGAGCAGTAATGCCTGATAATATGAAAATCAGAAATATCTTTATAGAAAAAGTAGAGGATATCGCAGTGATTTTATTCTTACCACTATTCTTCGTTTATACAGGATTGCGTACAGAGATAGGGTTGCTAAACGAACCTTACTTATGGAAGATAACAGGGATTATCATCTTAGTCGCCACAGTAGGTAAATTTGTGGGAAGTGCACTAACCGCCAAGATAGTCGGAATGACTTGGAAAGATAGTTTGACGATAGGTGCGTTAATGAATACAAGAGGACTGATGGAACTTATCGTTCTTAATATCGGGTTCGACTTAGGTGTCTTAACAGGAGAAGTCTTTGCGATGATGGTGATTATGGCTTTGGCAACTACATTTATGACAGGGCCAGTGCTAGATTTAATCGCCAAGATATTTGGACCTTTAGTAGAAGATGAGAGTACTACAGCAACCTCTAATATCGGAAAGTATCAAGTGTCTCTTTTCTTTGAGGACAAGGCTAGCTTGAAGCCATTGATGAAGTTAGCGAGCAGTTTCGTCGGTAAGAATAATGCAGATACAGGTATTACTGCGATGCACTTAGTGGAGAGTAATGAAGTGAATGCTTTTACTTCTACAGAATATGAAGGTGAAATCTTCGAGGCGGTACAAGAAGAAGCGACAACGCTAGATCAAGAGGTGCAGACCTATTATAAAGTGTCTAATGATGTGGAAAGTGATGTAGTGAATGTGGTCAATGAGCAGATTAGTGACTTGCTATTAATCGAGATGGGATATTCTATTTATAGAGGATCACTTCTAGGAAATATCCTTGGATTTACGACACGTATCATTAATCCTGACGTGTTATTAAATAAAGTAATTGGAAAAGAGAAGTTCTTTGAGAATTCGTGGTTTAATGCGCGAACTCAGCAGATACTTAATCGTTCTAAAGTTCCTGTAGGTATTTTTATTAATAAGGACTTTGATAAAGTAGAACATATCTTTTTGCCTGTATTTACGAAACAAGATTTGAAATTGTTAAGTTATGCACAGAAGTGGATACGCAATAGTGAAGCGCAAATAACAGTGCTAGACGCTACAGGACAATTAGAAAGTTACCCAGAGTTTAAAGAACAAGTTCGTCTAATCGAACAATTTAAACCTAACCACATTAGAATAGTTAGTGCAAAAGAAGTGGATAAGGAATTTATCGAAGAGTTTGACTTAATGCTGATCAGTTTAGATAGTTGGAAAAACTTAGTAGAGGAGAGAACCCCTTGGCTAAATAATGCCCCATCTATGCTACTAATGCAATTGTAA
- the gldG gene encoding gliding motility-associated ABC transporter substrate-binding protein GldG yields the protein MKKFQKNDIKLLIRLLVALVVLNVIGTFVYKRFDFTQDHRYTLSASTVGIVDQVQEPVVVDVFLKGNFPLEFRRLQNETKQLLEEIQSINSNIKFRFVDPNEESLNKKEAVEKLYNFDLKPVTITVSDKGAQSQQLVFPWALVTQGGKVARVQLLKNMMGANTEEKVVSSVQHLEYAFAEAINKVTQEKYKKIAILKGNGELEDGNIADFLMTVRESYHIAPFTLDSVTKTPQKTLEQLKEYDLAIIAKPTKPFSEEQIGVLDQYVMNGGKALWLIDQVQADFDSLRQDGRMLAYPKDQSLGELLFKYGVRINPVLVKDEISTKIKLASGRQGSETVYTDFLWKFAPFVYPDSDHPIVKNIEGVKYDFASPIDTLKNGIKKTILVKSSKYSSLVGVPNEISFEVINEQVTPEFYEGKGSYILGVLLEGNFSSVFKNRVMPFSVEKPLSESKSTQMIVISDGDIIRNQLDEKGMPLELGYDKWTNMLYGNKELVLNSVNYLLDDTGLINLRTKEVKIPMLDKLRVEQQYTSIQMKVLVVPIVLVVIFGCVFILIRKRKFIKK from the coding sequence ATGAAGAAGTTTCAAAAAAACGATATTAAGTTACTGATACGTTTACTTGTAGCATTAGTAGTGCTTAATGTTATCGGTACTTTTGTATATAAACGATTTGACTTTACACAAGATCATAGATATACTCTTTCTGCTAGTACAGTAGGAATAGTAGATCAGGTGCAGGAGCCAGTGGTGGTAGATGTGTTCCTAAAAGGCAACTTCCCACTAGAGTTTAGACGACTTCAGAATGAGACTAAACAGCTCCTAGAGGAGATACAATCTATAAATTCGAATATCAAGTTTAGATTTGTCGATCCTAATGAGGAAAGCCTAAATAAGAAAGAAGCAGTAGAGAAGTTATATAATTTTGATCTGAAACCCGTTACGATTACAGTAAGCGATAAGGGAGCTCAGAGCCAACAGTTAGTATTTCCTTGGGCTTTAGTGACACAAGGGGGAAAAGTAGCAAGAGTGCAACTGTTAAAGAATATGATGGGAGCGAATACAGAAGAGAAAGTTGTCTCATCTGTACAGCACTTAGAATATGCATTTGCCGAGGCAATCAATAAAGTAACGCAAGAGAAATATAAGAAGATCGCTATCCTTAAAGGGAATGGGGAGTTAGAAGATGGCAATATCGCTGACTTCTTAATGACAGTGAGAGAGTCGTATCATATCGCGCCTTTTACACTTGATTCTGTGACAAAGACTCCACAGAAGACTTTAGAGCAACTAAAAGAATATGACCTAGCGATTATAGCTAAGCCAACTAAACCCTTCTCTGAAGAGCAAATAGGAGTGCTGGATCAGTATGTAATGAATGGTGGTAAGGCACTATGGCTAATCGATCAGGTGCAGGCAGACTTCGACAGTCTTAGACAAGATGGAAGAATGCTAGCGTATCCAAAAGATCAGAGCTTAGGAGAATTATTATTTAAGTATGGAGTGCGTATTAATCCAGTGTTGGTTAAAGACGAAATAAGTACTAAGATAAAGCTAGCGTCAGGAAGACAGGGGAGTGAGACAGTGTACACTGATTTCTTATGGAAGTTTGCCCCTTTTGTATATCCAGATTCAGATCATCCTATCGTTAAAAATATAGAAGGAGTGAAGTATGATTTCGCTTCTCCGATCGATACCTTAAAGAATGGTATTAAAAAGACAATCTTAGTGAAGTCATCTAAATACTCAAGTTTAGTAGGTGTGCCAAATGAAATTAGCTTTGAAGTAATCAACGAACAAGTTACACCTGAGTTCTATGAGGGCAAGGGAAGTTATATTTTAGGAGTGTTATTAGAAGGTAATTTTTCTTCTGTGTTTAAGAACCGTGTGATGCCTTTCTCAGTAGAGAAGCCACTTTCAGAGAGTAAAAGTACTCAGATGATCGTGATATCAGATGGAGATATTATCAGAAACCAGCTAGATGAAAAAGGGATGCCTCTGGAGTTAGGATATGACAAATGGACTAATATGCTTTATGGAAATAAAGAATTAGTACTAAATTCAGTCAATTATCTACTAGATGATACAGGACTTATTAATTTGAGAACCAAAGAGGTTAAGATCCCAATGCTAGACAAATTAAGAGTAGAGCAGCAGTATACATCTATACAGATGAAAGTATTGGTTGTCCCAATAGTGTTGGTTGTAATTTTCGGTTGTGTATTTATTCTCATTAGAAAACGAAAATTCATAAAAAAGTAA
- a CDS encoding IS1595 family transposase codes for MEIFKGQNILNLVKELPDDESCKAYLSKIKWSNGFTCVKCGHKKGCLKSNHSYYCYNCEHVESSTANTLFHKVKFGLHKAFMIVFEMTTSTKSISSIQMGKRYGISQPTAWGFMHKVRLAMQSSEQSPMTETVHVDEFVVGGYEQGKPGRSYDTKKAKAVIAVELNTERKVKRAYVKCIDDYSAKSLTTIFEQHISEDANVVTDKWRGYNPLKKKYNITQKESDKGANFKELHVIIHQLKSWIRTVPSHINKKYIQAYFNEFVYRLNRSLFKETIFHNTIVKMVKAKPTTLNMISGN; via the coding sequence ATGGAAATTTTTAAGGGTCAAAACATTCTTAACTTAGTAAAAGAACTACCAGATGACGAATCTTGTAAAGCTTATCTAAGTAAAATAAAGTGGTCAAACGGTTTTACTTGTGTAAAATGTGGACACAAAAAAGGTTGCTTAAAATCTAATCATTCATACTATTGCTATAACTGTGAGCATGTTGAAAGCTCAACAGCTAATACCTTATTTCACAAAGTCAAATTTGGTTTACATAAAGCATTTATGATTGTGTTTGAAATGACAACTTCTACCAAAAGCATATCTAGTATTCAAATGGGTAAACGCTATGGTATAAGCCAGCCAACAGCGTGGGGCTTTATGCATAAAGTTCGTTTAGCTATGCAAAGTAGCGAGCAATCTCCTATGACTGAGACAGTCCATGTTGATGAGTTTGTTGTAGGGGGATACGAACAAGGAAAACCAGGAAGAAGTTACGACACCAAAAAAGCTAAAGCAGTGATAGCTGTAGAGTTAAATACTGAAAGAAAAGTAAAAAGAGCCTATGTTAAGTGTATTGACGATTACTCTGCTAAGTCATTAACTACTATATTCGAACAACACATTTCAGAAGATGCTAATGTAGTTACAGATAAATGGAGGGGATACAATCCCTTGAAAAAAAAGTATAACATCACTCAAAAAGAAAGTGATAAAGGTGCTAATTTTAAAGAATTACACGTGATAATTCACCAACTTAAATCCTGGATTAGGACTGTACCTTCACATATCAATAAGAAATACATCCAAGCTTACTTTAATGAGTTCGTATATAGATTAAATAGATCCTTATTTAAGGAAACTATTTTTCATAACACAATTGTAAAGATGGTTAAAGCGAAACCAACTACTTTAAATATGATTAGCGGAAACTAA